The Sediminispirochaeta smaragdinae DSM 11293 genome has a segment encoding these proteins:
- a CDS encoding carbon starvation CstA family protein has protein sequence MDAVLIMIVAFVGYIIAYRLYGEFVGKKIFQLTNQNKTPAVEFTDGVDYVPTKRGIIFGHHFTSIAGTGPIVGPAIGVIWGWLPALIWVLVGSIVMGAVQDFSVLVMSLRNQGKSISEVAAGYISKRIRVAFFLIVFIELWLFLAILGMIIAVIFHMYPEAVFPVWMEIPIAIILGWAIYKRNAHVNRATVLAVVAMYITVVLGHVIPLDMPTIGGMPATGVWTIILFIYCFIASTLPVTTLLQPRDYINAWELFIAMGLVVIGVIAASFNGLKIVAPAVQAAPEGAPSLWPFLFITIACGAISGFHSVVASGTTAKQVAQEEDAQFIGYGSMLMEGALAVLVIIATAAGIGLAARGETGAVTGLAKWTQHYASWSAAAGLGAKVGAFVEGAANMISYLGIPKYLGLIIMGVFVASFAGTSMDTTTRLQRYVIQELLGANRVGAAEKKSFFTNKYGATILALLTAGILAFSTGADGKGAMTLWPLFGANNQTLAALALFTASVYLKKRGGKKYLVTLLPGIFMLVLTFWALIENEMSYIAGTKVLLGIINLAIILIVIFVAFESLKKLFSKEDMQAAQA, from the coding sequence ATGGATGCTGTTTTAATTATGATAGTAGCCTTTGTCGGCTATATCATAGCCTACCGGTTGTATGGTGAGTTTGTCGGAAAAAAGATCTTCCAACTGACGAATCAGAACAAAACACCGGCTGTAGAGTTCACGGATGGTGTCGATTATGTTCCGACAAAACGAGGAATTATATTTGGTCACCACTTTACTTCCATTGCCGGAACCGGACCGATTGTAGGACCTGCTATCGGTGTCATATGGGGATGGCTGCCGGCGCTCATTTGGGTACTCGTGGGTTCTATTGTTATGGGAGCGGTACAGGACTTCAGTGTTCTGGTTATGTCGCTCAGGAACCAGGGAAAGTCTATATCCGAAGTCGCAGCGGGATATATCAGTAAAAGAATTCGTGTAGCCTTTTTCCTGATTGTCTTTATCGAGCTGTGGTTATTTCTGGCTATATTGGGCATGATTATCGCCGTCATTTTTCATATGTACCCTGAGGCGGTTTTCCCGGTATGGATGGAGATACCCATTGCTATAATCCTGGGGTGGGCAATTTACAAGCGCAATGCACATGTCAACCGAGCAACCGTTTTAGCTGTTGTCGCTATGTATATTACCGTTGTTTTAGGCCATGTCATTCCCCTCGACATGCCTACCATCGGCGGGATGCCGGCAACGGGCGTGTGGACCATCATACTTTTCATTTACTGCTTTATTGCATCGACACTTCCGGTTACCACCTTGCTCCAGCCTCGAGACTATATCAATGCTTGGGAGCTCTTTATTGCGATGGGGCTGGTTGTCATCGGTGTCATTGCCGCTTCTTTTAACGGTCTGAAGATTGTTGCTCCTGCTGTCCAGGCCGCTCCTGAGGGAGCTCCGTCTCTCTGGCCCTTCCTCTTTATTACCATAGCCTGCGGTGCAATATCCGGTTTTCACTCGGTGGTTGCTTCGGGAACGACGGCAAAGCAGGTCGCACAGGAAGAGGATGCACAGTTTATCGGATATGGATCCATGCTGATGGAAGGGGCACTTGCGGTCCTCGTCATCATCGCTACTGCCGCCGGTATCGGCCTTGCGGCGCGTGGAGAAACCGGGGCGGTTACCGGTCTTGCAAAGTGGACCCAGCATTATGCATCCTGGAGTGCTGCTGCAGGGTTGGGTGCCAAGGTCGGAGCTTTCGTCGAGGGGGCTGCCAATATGATAAGCTACCTAGGCATTCCCAAATACCTCGGTTTGATCATCATGGGCGTTTTTGTTGCCTCTTTTGCAGGAACCTCTATGGATACCACAACAAGACTCCAGCGTTATGTTATTCAGGAATTATTGGGGGCCAACCGTGTAGGTGCTGCCGAGAAAAAAAGTTTTTTCACCAACAAATACGGAGCAACCATTCTCGCGTTGCTCACCGCGGGAATTTTGGCCTTCTCGACTGGAGCCGACGGAAAGGGAGCCATGACGCTTTGGCCTCTTTTTGGCGCTAACAACCAGACCCTTGCCGCTCTGGCCCTTTTTACCGCTTCGGTCTATCTCAAGAAGAGGGGTGGGAAAAAGTATTTGGTCACCCTGCTCCCTGGCATTTTTATGCTCGTTCTGACCTTCTGGGCCTTGATTGAGAACGAGATGAGTTATATTGCCGGTACAAAGGTGCTCCTGGGAATTATCAATCTGGCTATTATTCTTATCGTGATTTTTGTAGCTTTTGAAAGTCTAAAGAAGCTCTTCAGTAAAGAAGATATGCAGGCGGCTCAGGCATAA
- a CDS encoding ArsA family ATPase produces MPRYHIFVGKGGVGKSTCSCLEALRLASSQRKTLLDSMDPAHNLHDIFRTELGAKGKKILPTLTVRESDTSQKGREYMAEIRGELKNLYHYQQALNIDKYFNLLKFAPGMEEYAALLILQRCFDERRYDELVIDTPPTALTMKMLALPGVNLHWIHHLKAMREEILLKKNRVAEIHSESSIDRDHDPIFSRLVRMQKRYDTLLSLLCDQEQTEIVLVLNEDELSFSESLLIKRQLAGFGMEIGRIIVNKYTGRGDWTGRVAEAFPNVTILQNPLADGPLTGITVLNEHLSKLA; encoded by the coding sequence ATGCCGCGATATCATATTTTCGTGGGAAAGGGCGGTGTCGGGAAGTCAACCTGTTCTTGCCTGGAGGCTCTGAGATTGGCTTCTTCGCAGCGTAAAACGCTGCTTGACTCCATGGATCCTGCCCATAATCTCCATGATATTTTTCGGACGGAACTGGGGGCAAAGGGGAAGAAAATTCTGCCGACGCTTACCGTTCGAGAATCAGATACGAGCCAGAAGGGGCGTGAGTATATGGCGGAAATTCGTGGAGAGTTGAAGAATCTCTACCACTATCAGCAAGCCTTGAACATCGACAAATATTTTAACTTGTTGAAATTTGCTCCTGGTATGGAAGAGTACGCCGCACTTTTGATTCTTCAGCGATGTTTTGATGAGCGTCGCTACGATGAGCTTGTTATCGATACTCCCCCAACGGCGCTCACCATGAAGATGCTGGCTTTGCCGGGGGTAAATCTTCACTGGATTCACCATTTAAAAGCGATGAGGGAAGAGATACTTCTAAAGAAAAATCGTGTAGCCGAAATACATAGCGAATCTTCCATCGATCGAGACCATGATCCGATCTTTTCTCGCCTGGTGCGTATGCAAAAGCGTTACGATACGCTTTTGTCGTTGCTATGTGATCAGGAGCAAACCGAAATCGTACTTGTCCTTAATGAAGACGAATTGAGCTTTTCGGAAAGCCTTCTGATTAAACGCCAATTGGCGGGGTTTGGAATGGAAATCGGCCGAATCATCGTCAATAAATACACTGGTAGGGGTGATTGGACCGGGCGTGTCGCTGAAGCGTTTCCCAACGTGACTATCTTGCAGAATCCGCTTGCTGATGGGCCTCTTACCGGCATAACCGTGTTGAACGAACATCTTTCGAAGTTGGCTTAG
- a CDS encoding methyl-accepting chemotaxis protein, whose protein sequence is MGKNTIACILSGSILLAIVVVRLLHAGIADPILCILTALLFVVVLYGWGTSFIANRRLVRYGVQAARSIRSQGIAPFERAVWEIARGNLCAHVDLSTLDVTPPPGALYRSLYSAFSASSDAIDRAMLGIASLTAEPVRRICFTGIDDYLHGQLMGQIVGARLGGEGEIAIIAVNEETNYSVLRERGFVNALHNDFSKIRVVRTVYTSRDPKRAREGIRNLLQDFPHLVAVYQLEEASTLDSLDELRRLKSPGKISFFGHGKREGFSNFFHSGYLTTTITQSPYLQGYNPLVYLFNSMVSSWKPEHPKMLITPKVITKDNFREQLGHSTESEGLAVLSEENPSRGLKLAFLIPKNEDFWPPVYKGAHDARRILAVKNCEVDIILPPKGKDHYDVDAWRGMIERLIADTYDGFAIPLFSDRLIPVINKAVDKGLLVVTYNQEPFSLRGMILEVEEKADRVAKIGEKLRRGASDSESATVDIQDALSSVQKVLDSQQQEVEQARLAMDNLSSLVGIAARETHSAGSRAEQVAAAAVGGRAAIMATKKAGDRLTSSTRATQKLINDLAKRSREIRTIIGAIEDIAAQTHLLAMNASIEAARAGEAGAGFSVVAHEIRTLSEGSSSATEKITALLEEVLNSVESAETHADEGVEVVRSSNEQVSAAENHLSEINEAASVNRTKMEEVLNALSEMETSAQSVATTIQSVMEIHHRNSGQFDRVRLSSDKLSKQIVAVARRAEELSTLANSEKELVCSFELEESNKKKA, encoded by the coding sequence TTGGGGAAAAACACGATAGCTTGTATTCTTTCCGGCTCTATTCTATTGGCTATAGTTGTTGTGCGTTTACTTCACGCCGGTATAGCGGATCCGATTTTATGTATCCTGACGGCTTTACTTTTTGTAGTCGTCCTCTATGGCTGGGGAACCTCTTTTATTGCCAACAGACGGCTTGTCCGATATGGCGTGCAGGCCGCCCGTTCTATTCGTAGTCAAGGAATTGCTCCTTTTGAGAGAGCAGTTTGGGAAATCGCCAGAGGAAATCTTTGTGCCCATGTGGATCTCTCTACTCTTGATGTGACCCCTCCCCCTGGTGCCCTCTACCGATCACTATATTCGGCATTTTCAGCATCTTCGGATGCAATTGACCGGGCAATGCTCGGTATTGCTTCTCTAACTGCCGAGCCTGTGCGGCGAATTTGTTTTACCGGTATCGACGACTATCTACACGGCCAACTGATGGGACAGATCGTGGGGGCGCGTCTTGGAGGAGAAGGCGAGATAGCGATTATTGCTGTCAATGAAGAAACCAACTATTCGGTCCTCCGGGAACGTGGCTTTGTAAATGCACTTCACAATGATTTTTCGAAGATACGAGTTGTTCGGACTGTCTACACAAGCCGTGATCCAAAGCGTGCAAGAGAGGGGATAAGAAATCTGTTGCAGGATTTTCCGCATCTTGTGGCAGTTTACCAGCTTGAGGAAGCCTCTACCCTGGACAGCCTTGATGAACTTCGGCGTCTGAAATCTCCGGGAAAGATATCATTTTTCGGACACGGAAAACGAGAGGGCTTTTCCAATTTTTTCCATTCGGGGTACCTAACCACGACGATTACTCAGAGTCCCTATCTGCAGGGGTATAATCCCCTTGTCTATCTTTTCAATTCGATGGTTTCTTCTTGGAAACCTGAGCATCCTAAGATGCTTATCACGCCGAAGGTCATTACCAAAGACAACTTTCGAGAACAGCTGGGACATAGCACAGAAAGTGAAGGCCTTGCCGTGCTTTCGGAAGAGAATCCCTCCAGGGGGCTGAAGCTGGCCTTTCTGATACCGAAAAATGAGGATTTTTGGCCTCCCGTCTATAAAGGGGCTCATGATGCACGACGGATTCTGGCGGTCAAAAATTGTGAAGTCGATATCATACTACCTCCCAAAGGGAAGGATCACTACGATGTCGATGCCTGGAGGGGCATGATAGAAAGACTTATTGCAGATACGTACGATGGCTTTGCCATTCCTCTTTTCAGCGATCGTTTGATCCCTGTCATAAACAAGGCCGTGGACAAGGGGCTTCTGGTCGTTACCTATAATCAGGAACCTTTCAGCCTTAGAGGAATGATACTTGAAGTAGAAGAAAAGGCCGACCGTGTGGCAAAGATAGGAGAAAAGTTGCGACGTGGGGCGAGTGATTCGGAATCGGCAACTGTCGACATTCAGGATGCCCTTTCTTCAGTACAGAAGGTTTTGGATTCTCAGCAACAAGAGGTGGAACAAGCACGGCTTGCAATGGATAATCTTTCCTCACTTGTCGGTATAGCTGCCAGAGAAACTCACTCGGCAGGAAGTCGCGCCGAACAGGTTGCCGCCGCCGCTGTCGGAGGACGAGCGGCTATTATGGCGACTAAGAAGGCCGGCGATCGCTTGACCTCTTCTACAAGAGCAACACAAAAGCTTATCAACGACCTTGCAAAACGTTCGCGTGAGATAAGGACGATCATCGGCGCCATAGAAGATATTGCGGCCCAGACCCATTTACTTGCAATGAACGCCTCGATTGAGGCTGCACGAGCCGGAGAGGCCGGTGCCGGGTTTTCCGTTGTGGCGCATGAGATTCGTACCCTGTCGGAAGGTTCAAGTAGTGCTACGGAAAAGATTACCGCTTTGTTGGAAGAGGTCTTGAATTCGGTGGAAAGTGCCGAAACACATGCTGATGAGGGTGTCGAGGTTGTCCGTTCCAGTAATGAACAGGTATCAGCGGCGGAGAATCATCTTTCCGAGATAAATGAAGCGGCCTCTGTGAACCGCACAAAGATGGAAGAGGTCTTGAATGCTCTTTCCGAAATGGAGACCTCGGCACAGAGCGTTGCTACCACTATTCAATCGGTAATGGAAATCCACCACCGAAACAGCGGCCAGTTCGATCGCGTACGTCTTTCAAGCGATAAACTGAGCAAACAGATTGTTGCGGTGGCACGGCGTGCAGAGGAGCTGTCGACTCTTGCAAATTCCGAAAAAGAATTGGTCTGCTCCTTTGAACTTGAGGAGAGCAATAAAAAAAAGGCATAA
- a CDS encoding malic enzyme-like NAD(P)-binding protein → MDELKEKALAYHKLDGKPGKLEVVPTKPCQTAEDLSLAYTPGVAKPVLEIEQDPETAYEYTNRGNLVAVISNGTAILGLGDRGALASKPVMEGKGVLFKRFADVDVFDIEVDTHDPEKLIEVVKMLEPTFGGVNLEDIKAPECFEIENRLKAETNIPIFHDDQHGTAIIATAGLINAAEITGKKLSEMKIVYNGAGAAGISCARMFVAAGGKKENVIMCDSKGVIFKGRTERMTPQKEEFASSTTARTLAEAMKGADVFMGLSVADCVSPEMLASMASQPVVFAMSNPNPEIDYPTAVSVRKDLIMATGRSDYPNQINNVLGFPFIFRGALDVRATGITEGMKMAASKALAELAKQPVPEIVKRAYGGKEFSFGQNYIVPKPFDPRVIEYEAVAVAKAACEEKVARKPITDWDAYRKDLVKRMEKYWK, encoded by the coding sequence ATGGATGAATTAAAAGAGAAGGCCCTGGCCTACCACAAACTTGACGGGAAACCGGGGAAACTCGAGGTGGTCCCGACAAAGCCGTGTCAGACCGCAGAGGATCTGTCCCTTGCCTATACGCCGGGGGTTGCCAAGCCGGTTCTGGAAATTGAGCAGGACCCAGAAACCGCATACGAATATACCAACAGGGGAAACCTTGTAGCGGTCATCAGCAACGGTACCGCTATTCTCGGTCTTGGAGATCGGGGAGCCCTTGCAAGCAAGCCGGTTATGGAGGGAAAAGGTGTCCTCTTTAAAAGGTTTGCCGATGTCGATGTTTTCGATATCGAAGTGGATACTCATGATCCGGAAAAGCTTATCGAGGTTGTTAAGATGCTGGAGCCTACCTTCGGCGGGGTGAACCTCGAAGATATCAAGGCGCCGGAATGTTTCGAGATCGAGAACAGATTGAAGGCTGAAACAAATATTCCCATCTTCCACGACGATCAGCACGGTACGGCTATCATAGCCACCGCAGGTCTGATCAATGCGGCGGAAATTACGGGAAAAAAGCTTTCGGAGATGAAAATCGTCTATAACGGAGCGGGGGCTGCAGGAATCAGCTGTGCACGAATGTTCGTTGCCGCAGGAGGCAAAAAAGAAAATGTCATTATGTGCGATTCCAAGGGTGTTATCTTCAAGGGTCGAACAGAGAGGATGACACCTCAGAAAGAGGAATTTGCCTCCTCGACCACGGCACGAACCCTTGCCGAAGCCATGAAGGGTGCCGATGTTTTCATGGGGCTCTCCGTTGCCGACTGTGTATCACCGGAGATGCTCGCAAGTATGGCATCACAGCCTGTGGTCTTTGCAATGAGCAATCCGAATCCCGAAATCGACTATCCCACAGCCGTGTCCGTACGAAAAGATCTTATCATGGCCACCGGTCGAAGCGATTATCCCAATCAGATAAACAACGTCCTCGGTTTTCCCTTTATCTTTCGGGGTGCGCTTGATGTCCGCGCGACTGGTATAACCGAAGGCATGAAAATGGCTGCCAGTAAAGCCCTTGCCGAACTTGCAAAACAGCCCGTACCCGAAATTGTAAAGCGGGCATACGGTGGCAAGGAATTCTCCTTTGGCCAGAACTATATCGTTCCCAAGCCCTTCGATCCCCGAGTCATCGAGTACGAAGCGGTCGCTGTTGCAAAGGCGGCATGTGAAGAGAAAGTCGCACGCAAGCCCATAACTGATTGGGATGCATACCGAAAAGACCTTGTCAAGCGTATGGAAAAGTACTGGAAATAG
- a CDS encoding lactate racemase domain-containing protein: MEVALPYLKDTISVTVPDKNVLAVVEPNDLRAKGDTASIVNAAIASPVESKPFEAFIAGAKNLLVIVNDQTRPTPTRAVLSAIAPALAKVDPSFIIATGVHRGPTEEEYRQIFGDELFERYRNKIHAHDARKDEMVYLGTSRAGTEMYVNKMGVDADSIIVIGSVEPHYFAGYTGGRKGFLPGIASYHTIEQNHRHALHPGAKALNLEGNPVHEDMIDALSVVKKEIFAIMTVLDKSHNIYAVTAGDINASFYQAIDKADEIFVADIPSRADIVVSVAKYPMDIDLYQAQKAIDNGKLAMKDGGMMILVASCRDGIGEEAFARLLSSSDTPEGVLKTIQKEYKLGYHKAGKMAEVFLRGEVHAYTQLPDELLSSFFIIPEHDLQAAIDEALKTKGRDATILFLLDGSVTVPRAAR; encoded by the coding sequence ATGGAAGTAGCACTTCCCTATTTGAAGGATACCATTTCCGTCACTGTTCCGGATAAAAATGTCCTTGCAGTAGTCGAACCGAATGACCTTCGGGCCAAGGGGGATACTGCAAGTATCGTGAATGCAGCCATTGCCTCCCCTGTGGAGAGCAAGCCATTCGAAGCCTTTATAGCCGGAGCGAAGAACTTACTGGTCATTGTCAACGATCAGACTCGCCCGACCCCCACACGTGCGGTTCTCTCCGCCATCGCCCCGGCACTGGCGAAGGTTGATCCTTCCTTCATCATTGCAACGGGAGTCCATAGAGGCCCCACGGAAGAGGAGTATCGGCAGATATTCGGAGATGAACTGTTCGAACGCTACCGGAACAAAATCCATGCCCATGATGCACGAAAAGATGAGATGGTCTACCTCGGGACCAGCAGGGCCGGTACCGAAATGTACGTAAACAAGATGGGTGTCGATGCCGACAGCATTATCGTTATAGGATCGGTGGAACCCCACTACTTCGCAGGCTATACAGGTGGACGAAAGGGATTTCTTCCCGGAATAGCCAGTTACCACACCATCGAACAGAACCATCGTCATGCCTTACACCCCGGAGCAAAGGCGCTCAATCTCGAAGGGAACCCGGTGCACGAGGACATGATCGATGCACTCTCCGTGGTAAAAAAAGAGATCTTTGCGATCATGACGGTTCTGGACAAAAGCCACAACATCTATGCGGTAACCGCCGGCGATATTAATGCGTCCTTTTATCAGGCCATCGACAAGGCCGATGAAATTTTTGTGGCGGATATCCCCAGTCGGGCGGATATCGTGGTAAGCGTCGCCAAATACCCAATGGATATAGACCTCTACCAGGCACAGAAGGCAATCGACAACGGCAAACTGGCTATGAAGGACGGCGGGATGATGATCCTTGTCGCAAGCTGCCGTGACGGAATCGGAGAGGAGGCCTTTGCACGCCTTCTCTCTTCCTCTGATACGCCCGAGGGGGTACTCAAAACAATTCAAAAAGAGTACAAACTTGGGTATCACAAAGCGGGAAAGATGGCGGAGGTGTTTCTTCGGGGAGAGGTCCATGCCTATACCCAGCTTCCGGATGAACTGTTAAGCTCTTTTTTCATCATCCCGGAGCACGATCTGCAAGCTGCCATTGACGAGGCCCTTAAAACAAAAGGCAGGGATGCCACAATTCTCTTTCTGCTTGACGGCAGTGTCACGGTCCCGAGAGCAGCAAGATAG
- a CDS encoding phosphoglycerate kinase: MAEVSLGFKPMEAFDVKGKRVLLRVDINSPIDPKTKRIVNENRIQKSLPTISWLLDHGAKLAMIAHQGDTLDYQNLIPLEEHAQKLSDGLGRPVGYIDDVCGPAAQKKVKELAEGEAILLGNLRYLCEEISTFENAVKLKAEEMLDTYLVRSLVPLFDLYINDAFAAAHRNAPSMVAFQELLPSAAGPLFFKEVSALTKVMKSPEHPSVFVLGGAKISDAFGMMEQVLSSGTADKILACGVTGEVMLIASGRRLGKATDKFLADKGLDVFIEPAAKYLKEYPGRIIAPDDLAYEENGKRQELSIEALPKEALFLDIGTKTIERFEAEIKAAGTVFVNGPAGVFEDDKFAKGTQRVWQAIASAPGYTVVGGGDSVNAAARFTNMSDYSYVCTAGGAMVRFLSGKKLPLIAAMEKAGKKWK, encoded by the coding sequence ATGGCTGAAGTAAGTCTTGGATTTAAGCCGATGGAGGCATTCGACGTCAAAGGCAAACGGGTGCTTTTACGCGTGGATATCAACAGCCCCATCGATCCGAAAACAAAGAGAATCGTAAACGAAAACCGCATACAGAAAAGTCTGCCGACCATTTCCTGGCTCCTTGATCATGGGGCAAAACTCGCAATGATCGCGCACCAGGGTGATACCCTCGATTATCAAAACCTGATCCCACTGGAAGAACATGCTCAAAAGCTGAGTGACGGTCTCGGACGGCCAGTCGGCTATATCGATGATGTCTGCGGCCCGGCGGCCCAGAAGAAGGTAAAGGAACTTGCCGAAGGCGAGGCCATCCTCCTCGGCAACCTACGCTACCTCTGCGAAGAGATATCAACCTTTGAGAATGCGGTAAAACTGAAGGCAGAGGAGATGCTGGATACCTATTTGGTTCGCTCTCTTGTCCCCTTATTCGACCTCTATATTAACGACGCTTTTGCTGCAGCACACAGAAACGCCCCAAGCATGGTTGCCTTTCAGGAGCTTCTTCCTTCCGCCGCAGGACCGCTTTTCTTTAAAGAGGTCTCCGCGCTGACCAAGGTAATGAAAAGTCCCGAACATCCTTCGGTCTTCGTTCTCGGCGGAGCAAAGATATCAGACGCCTTCGGGATGATGGAACAGGTTCTTTCATCGGGTACAGCAGATAAAATCCTTGCCTGTGGTGTTACCGGTGAGGTGATGCTCATCGCTTCCGGCAGAAGGCTTGGAAAAGCCACCGACAAATTCCTTGCAGACAAGGGTCTGGATGTTTTCATCGAGCCTGCGGCCAAATATTTGAAAGAGTATCCGGGAAGAATCATCGCCCCCGACGACCTTGCCTACGAAGAAAACGGCAAAAGGCAGGAGCTAAGCATCGAAGCGTTACCGAAAGAAGCACTGTTCCTCGACATTGGAACAAAAACGATAGAGCGCTTTGAGGCGGAAATTAAAGCGGCAGGCACTGTCTTCGTCAACGGCCCTGCCGGGGTATTCGAAGATGATAAATTTGCAAAAGGGACCCAAAGGGTTTGGCAGGCAATAGCATCGGCACCCGGCTACACGGTAGTGGGGGGTGGAGACAGCGTAAACGCTGCGGCCCGCTTTACCAATATGAGCGATTACAGTTATGTTTGCACCGCCGGCGGAGCAATGGTTCGCTTCCTTTCAGGCAAAAAGTTGCCGCTCATTGCCGCCATGGAAAAGGCCGGGAAGAAATGGAAGTAG